From the genome of Vibrio navarrensis, one region includes:
- a CDS encoding ISAs1 family transposase, translated as MNINTIKAHFSIIRDKRQSAKVDYPLFDILFGSICAVIAGGQGWTDIREYVLGHHEWFLKQGLFENGVPVDDTFARLIANIDPAEFRDCFLGWMNAVHTMTFGEVVAIDGKTLRGSYDRDDRKSTIHMVSAYASANQLVLGQLKTDDKSNEITAIPELIKMLDLRGAIVTIDAMACQTKIAKAITSKGGDYLLAVKGNQGKLSAAIQTAFAPHRRAPIDKTTYQIEKQKGRVEARTCHVLKASELEGDFSTWSGLASIVMVENYRVAKGKAPKLEYRYYISSADLTAEQAGNAIRAHWGIESMHWILDVSMREDACQIYRQNAAENLAGLRHMALNMLRAEPSKISVPMKQKRCMMNPGFLEQVLVAGFKSMTKF; from the coding sequence ATGAATATTAATACCATCAAAGCGCATTTCAGTATCATCCGTGACAAACGGCAAAGTGCAAAAGTTGATTATCCTCTGTTTGATATTTTGTTTGGGTCTATCTGTGCCGTGATAGCCGGAGGTCAAGGCTGGACTGACATTCGTGAATATGTTCTTGGCCACCATGAGTGGTTTCTTAAACAGGGACTGTTTGAAAACGGTGTGCCTGTCGACGATACCTTTGCTCGTTTGATTGCAAATATTGATCCTGCCGAGTTTCGCGACTGCTTCCTGGGTTGGATGAATGCGGTACATACCATGACGTTTGGTGAGGTGGTTGCCATTGATGGCAAGACTTTGCGCGGCTCCTACGATAGAGACGACAGGAAAAGCACCATCCATATGGTGAGCGCCTATGCAAGTGCCAACCAACTGGTATTGGGCCAACTCAAAACTGACGATAAGAGCAATGAAATTACCGCGATTCCAGAGCTTATTAAGATGCTCGACTTGCGAGGAGCTATCGTGACGATTGATGCGATGGCCTGCCAGACCAAGATTGCCAAGGCGATCACTAGCAAGGGCGGTGATTACTTGTTGGCAGTAAAGGGGAATCAAGGCAAGTTGTCGGCAGCCATACAGACAGCCTTCGCCCCACACCGCCGTGCCCCGATTGACAAAACCACTTATCAAATCGAGAAACAAAAAGGCCGCGTTGAAGCACGTACTTGCCATGTACTCAAGGCTAGTGAGTTAGAGGGTGACTTCTCAACGTGGAGCGGACTCGCCAGTATTGTCATGGTTGAAAATTACCGAGTTGCCAAAGGTAAAGCGCCAAAGCTGGAGTACCGCTACTACATAAGTTCAGCAGACCTGACCGCGGAGCAGGCAGGAAATGCCATTCGAGCCCACTGGGGCATAGAGTCAATGCACTGGATTTTAGATGTGAGCATGCGAGAAGATGCTTGTCAGATTTACCGACAAAACGCGGCTGAAAATTTGGCAGGTTTAAGACACATGGCGCTTAACATGCTAAGAGCTGAGCCAAGCAAAATTAGTGTGCCAATGAAGCAGAAACGTTGCATGATGAACCCCGGCTTCTTGGAGCAAGTCTTAGTCGCTGGATTTAAGTCAATGACTAAATTCTAA
- the tnpC gene encoding IS66 family transposase: MKKTLNINPESQDVAELQAMVKVLMSEKNEWQQERQSLLEQLKLAFDRQFAKRSEALKPYNESQGDLFNEAECEAAKEEEVDVVTTTTTMKKRGKRQPLPKSLPREVIELDLDDDEKQCTCCQHHLHKIGEDRSEKLEFTPAVLKVLEYVRPKYACRQCEQTQDNSRIVQKPAPQSIIPKSFATESLLANIILGKYQYAMPLYRQESLFTQSGIELSRTTMARWIIQVSEKFAPLYAALKAHLLEQMVIQADETPLNVLKEDKQCYMWLYCSGADSPDAALPNVKNIVLYDYQNSRARSCPVAFLGDYDGYLQTDGYGVYDGLHRVTNVGCFAHARRKFMDAKKLQGKGKSGKADKALAKIQKLYGIESRLKGASAEKRKAERQEHAKPILDELYEWMTTQKVLESSPLGKAIKYTLGQWPKLIRYIDDGHLSIDNNRAERAIKPLVIGRKNWLFSTNPNGAEASAMLYSIVETAKASGLILYDYMVKCMQELAKAEPDIDALLPWNFKH; this comes from the coding sequence ATGAAAAAGACGCTAAATATCAACCCAGAAAGCCAAGATGTTGCCGAGCTACAAGCGATGGTGAAAGTGCTGATGTCGGAGAAAAATGAGTGGCAACAAGAGCGTCAATCCCTACTTGAACAGCTCAAGCTTGCCTTCGACCGTCAGTTCGCTAAACGCTCAGAGGCGTTAAAGCCTTACAATGAATCCCAAGGTGACCTCTTCAACGAAGCGGAGTGTGAAGCTGCTAAGGAAGAAGAGGTTGATGTTGTCACAACGACCACCACAATGAAGAAACGCGGCAAACGTCAGCCCCTGCCAAAGAGCTTGCCTCGTGAGGTTATCGAACTTGATTTAGACGACGATGAAAAGCAGTGCACTTGCTGCCAACATCACCTGCATAAAATCGGTGAAGACCGTAGCGAGAAACTTGAGTTCACGCCAGCGGTACTCAAAGTGTTGGAATATGTTCGTCCTAAATATGCTTGCCGCCAATGCGAGCAAACTCAGGACAACAGCCGCATCGTTCAAAAGCCAGCGCCGCAAAGTATTATCCCTAAAAGCTTCGCTACAGAAAGCTTGTTGGCCAATATCATCCTCGGCAAATACCAATACGCGATGCCACTTTATCGACAAGAGTCGTTGTTTACCCAGTCGGGTATCGAACTCTCGCGCACCACCATGGCAAGGTGGATTATCCAAGTCAGTGAGAAGTTCGCTCCACTTTATGCGGCCTTGAAAGCGCACCTACTTGAGCAAATGGTGATTCAGGCGGATGAAACGCCGCTCAATGTCCTCAAAGAAGATAAACAGTGTTACATGTGGCTCTACTGCTCGGGCGCGGACTCGCCAGATGCCGCACTGCCCAATGTAAAAAATATCGTCTTGTATGACTATCAAAACAGTCGCGCGAGGTCGTGCCCTGTTGCCTTCTTGGGCGACTATGATGGGTATCTGCAAACCGATGGCTATGGTGTTTATGATGGGCTTCATCGAGTCACCAATGTCGGTTGCTTTGCGCATGCTCGGCGCAAGTTCATGGACGCGAAAAAGCTTCAAGGCAAAGGTAAGTCAGGCAAAGCGGATAAAGCGCTGGCCAAAATCCAGAAACTCTATGGGATAGAATCCCGCTTAAAAGGTGCCAGTGCCGAAAAACGGAAAGCAGAGCGCCAAGAGCATGCTAAGCCGATACTGGATGAGCTTTATGAATGGATGACAACTCAGAAAGTGCTTGAGTCTAGCCCGCTGGGTAAAGCGATAAAATACACGCTCGGTCAGTGGCCGAAGCTCATTCGCTATATCGATGACGGTCACTTATCGATAGACAATAACCGTGCTGAACGCGCAATAAAACCGCTGGTTATTGGGAGAAAGAACTGGCTCTTCTCGACCAATCCCAATGGAGCGGAAGCGAGCGCGATGCTTTACAGTATCGTCGAGACAGCGAAAGCCAGCGGCCTTATCCTTTACGACTACATGGTCAAGTGCATGCAGGAGTTAGCGAAAGCGGAACCTGATATCGATGCACTCCTGCCTTGGAACTTCAAACACTAA
- the tnpB gene encoding IS66 family insertion sequence element accessory protein TnpB (TnpB, as the term is used for proteins encoded by IS66 family insertion elements, is considered an accessory protein, since TnpC, encoded by a neighboring gene, is a DDE family transposase.) yields the protein MKRMLSAPEIYLYRESVDFRKSINGLAAIIESDTDLPLGSGALFLFTNKQRDKVKVLYWDKTGFALWYKRLEKAKYKWPSKEQNEVFTLTQFELDRLLSGFTIIGHKPIEINDFTMT from the coding sequence ATGAAACGTATGCTCAGTGCTCCCGAAATCTATCTCTATCGCGAAAGCGTCGATTTTAGAAAGTCCATCAACGGCCTCGCGGCGATTATCGAAAGTGACACCGACTTACCCTTGGGCAGTGGTGCGCTGTTCCTATTCACCAACAAACAGCGCGATAAAGTCAAAGTGTTGTACTGGGATAAAACAGGCTTCGCTCTTTGGTACAAGCGCCTCGAAAAAGCCAAGTACAAGTGGCCTTCCAAAGAGCAAAATGAGGTGTTTACCCTAACTCAATTCGAGCTTGATAGACTGCTTTCTGGCTTCACGATTATCGGCCATAAACCCATTGAAATAAACGATTTTACAATGACTTAA
- a CDS encoding OmpA family protein, producing the protein MEKLFGSPPSRGEGGEHWMSVSDLMAGLMMVFLFISVALMRDAIVERDKIKDVAETYQQTQQAIYISLLEEFAKDLDKWGAEIDRDTLSVNFTAPEVLFANGKASLTDQFQRILNDFFPRYLEVLEQYKPIIQEIKIEGHTSSRWNHDSSDYEAYFNNMSLSQSRTRTVLGYVMRLSDVRAKHYGWVKNNVAAVGYSSSKAVVIEGVEDEKRSRRVSFRVITNAEEQILKILGAE; encoded by the coding sequence ATGGAAAAGCTGTTTGGTAGTCCTCCATCGAGAGGTGAAGGTGGTGAGCACTGGATGTCTGTATCAGATCTGATGGCTGGCTTGATGATGGTGTTCCTTTTTATCTCTGTAGCACTAATGCGTGATGCAATAGTTGAACGTGACAAAATCAAAGATGTTGCTGAAACTTATCAGCAAACACAGCAAGCGATCTATATCTCTTTGCTGGAAGAGTTTGCAAAGGATCTTGATAAATGGGGAGCTGAGATAGATAGAGACACATTGAGTGTCAACTTTACAGCACCCGAAGTTCTGTTTGCTAATGGCAAAGCTAGTTTAACAGATCAGTTTCAACGTATTTTGAATGATTTTTTTCCTCGTTACCTTGAAGTTCTAGAACAGTACAAACCGATCATCCAAGAAATTAAAATCGAAGGGCATACATCTAGTCGTTGGAACCACGATTCTAGCGATTACGAGGCATATTTTAATAATATGAGTTTGTCCCAATCGAGAACTCGTACAGTCCTTGGATATGTGATGAGGCTTAGTGATGTTCGCGCGAAACACTATGGCTGGGTAAAGAATAATGTAGCGGCAGTTGGGTATTCGTCATCAAAAGCGGTAGTGATTGAAGGTGTTGAAGATGAAAAACGCTCTCGTAGAGTATCTTTTCGTGTGATTACCAATGCCGAAGAGCAAATACTGAAGATTTTGGGGGCGGAATGA
- the ltrA gene encoding group II intron reverse transcriptase/maturase, whose amino-acid sequence MKQTNKTRKTDAESAEGSILTKGNGQQSNHGQTQSWIPVMSKLVAIRKLAAQNKTLKFNNLLHLITEELLMECFYTLKRDSAAGIDGVTWDKYQLFSKQLIKQLCEDIQSGRYKPKPARRIYIPKQDGSQRPLNILCIRDKIVQQAVSKVLESIYESDFMGFSYGFRPERNQHQALDALYVALNRRKINWVLDLDITKFFDTVEHDWLIQFLEHRVADKPLLKIITKWLKVGYVDEHNQRVKSLLGTPQGSVISPLLANVYLHYTFDLWLNRERHRSATGDVIMVRYADDAVIGFQHKNDANACLEGLKRRLSQFGLSVHPDKTKLIHFGRFAFEDFKRGKVQRPGTFDFLGFTHYCDLTKSQKAIMIKRKTIKKRLISKIKWVRQELKKRLHLPPWKVGKWLNQIIRGHINYYGVPMNGSSLNLFITEITNAWLKQLRRRSQRHKMTWSRFRKLVDYWIPKARIVHPYPEQRFDVRPKVGAVCVSSARTDLCGG is encoded by the coding sequence ATGAAACAGACGAACAAAACTCGTAAAACAGACGCGGAGTCTGCGGAGGGAAGTATCCTGACCAAGGGGAATGGTCAACAGTCTAACCACGGCCAGACACAGAGCTGGATCCCCGTGATGTCAAAGTTGGTGGCCATACGCAAACTCGCAGCTCAAAATAAGACACTGAAGTTTAACAACCTTCTTCATCTTATAACGGAAGAATTGCTCATGGAGTGCTTTTACACTCTCAAGCGTGATTCTGCCGCAGGGATCGATGGGGTAACATGGGATAAATATCAATTATTCTCAAAACAGCTCATCAAGCAGCTATGTGAAGATATTCAATCAGGACGATATAAGCCAAAACCTGCCAGAAGAATTTATATCCCTAAACAAGACGGTAGTCAGCGACCGCTGAATATCCTATGCATTAGGGACAAAATTGTTCAACAAGCAGTCAGTAAAGTTCTAGAATCGATCTATGAGAGCGACTTTATGGGCTTTTCATATGGTTTTCGACCAGAGCGGAATCAGCATCAAGCTCTTGATGCACTGTATGTTGCTCTCAACCGGAGAAAGATAAACTGGGTGCTTGATTTAGATATAACCAAGTTCTTTGATACTGTAGAACATGATTGGTTGATCCAGTTCTTAGAGCACAGAGTCGCAGATAAACCATTGCTCAAAATTATTACCAAATGGTTAAAAGTAGGGTACGTTGATGAACATAACCAGCGAGTTAAATCGCTCCTCGGGACTCCTCAAGGATCGGTGATCTCACCATTGTTGGCAAATGTTTATCTTCATTATACTTTTGATCTTTGGCTGAACCGAGAACGGCATCGAAGTGCAACTGGCGATGTCATCATGGTTAGGTACGCTGACGATGCTGTTATCGGTTTTCAGCATAAAAATGATGCAAATGCGTGTTTAGAGGGGTTGAAAAGACGCCTCTCTCAATTTGGCTTATCCGTTCATCCGGACAAAACCAAGTTGATACATTTTGGACGATTCGCTTTTGAAGACTTTAAAAGAGGGAAAGTTCAAAGACCAGGAACCTTTGATTTCCTTGGATTCACACATTACTGTGACCTGACTAAGAGCCAAAAGGCCATAATGATCAAGCGGAAGACAATCAAAAAGCGACTTATCAGTAAGATAAAATGGGTCAGACAGGAGCTAAAGAAAAGGCTTCACTTACCGCCGTGGAAGGTTGGAAAGTGGCTGAATCAGATTATTCGAGGGCACATCAACTATTATGGTGTCCCAATGAATGGTAGCTCCCTAAATCTGTTTATTACAGAGATCACTAATGCATGGCTAAAGCAACTGCGAAGGCGTAGCCAGCGTCATAAAATGACATGGTCACGTTTTAGGAAATTAGTTGATTACTGGATCCCCAAAGCAAGAATTGTCCACCCTTATCCTGAGCAGCGATTTGACGTTAGACCCAAGGTAGGAGCCGTATGCGTTAGTAGCGCACGTACGGATCTGTGCGGGGGGTAG
- a CDS encoding IS3 family transposase (programmed frameshift), with protein MSRIPTERKEAILKKLLPPYSMSVSELSKEEGISTATLYHWRQQLRRSGAAVPNSNTSSEQWSAQTKLAIVAETYSMTENELSQYCREKGLFPEQVQRWRSECMQGFMSSKEREAQAKKQAKADKLEIKELRKELRHKEKALAETAALLVLPKKAHSLLRGRARGRLTSTDERQHLIALIHDAKQSGCRLERACYEVQIDLRTYRRWYRQGEVQADKRPTCARPEPANKLSQQERDAIIEVCNRPEFASLPPTQIVPTLLDKGEYIASESSYYRVLSAQGQLHHRGRQRSRQTQAKPTSYTATGSNQVYTWDITYLPSKVRGQHYYLYVIEDIYSRKIVGYEVYERECGELASQLLQRTLMREQCFSQPLVLHSDNGAPMKSLTFKAKMDELGITSSYSRPRVSDDNPYVESLFRTVKYMPNWPTKGFESLDSSRRWVEAFVRWYNTEHKHSKLNYVTPSERHNGKDEEILKRRAEVLLAAKQRKPERWPGDIRNCEPVGEVHLNPEREAA; from the exons GTGTCTCGTATTCCAACAGAAAGAAAAGAAGCCATATTGAAGAAGCTGCTGCCTCCATACTCAATGTCAGTGAGCGAACTTTCAAAAGAGGAAGGCATTAGCACTGCAACCCTGTATCATTGGCGACAGCAACTCAGACGTTCAGGAGCCGCAGTGCCAAACAGCAACACTTCATCAGAGCAGTGGTCTGCTCAAACTAAACTCGCCATCGTCGCCGAGACTTACTCGATGACCGAGAATGAACTCAGCCAATATTGTCGTGAAAAAGGTCTGTTTCCAGAGCAAGTCCAACGCTGGCGCAGCGAATGTATGCAAGGCTTCATGTCGAGTAAAGAGCGGGAAGCACAAGCAAAGAAGCAGGCCAAAGCGGATAAGCTTGAAATCAAAGAGCTTAGGAAGGAGTTACGCCACAAAGAAAAGGCGCTCGCTGAAACGGCTGCCCTGTTGGTTCTAC CGAAAAAAGCTCATAGCCTTTTACGGGGAAGAGCCAGAGGACGACTAACCTCAACCGATGAAAGGCAGCACCTGATTGCTCTTATCCACGATGCCAAGCAAAGTGGTTGCCGCTTAGAGCGAGCTTGTTATGAGGTTCAAATTGACCTGAGAACGTATCGTCGATGGTATCGGCAAGGAGAGGTTCAAGCGGATAAAAGACCGACCTGTGCCAGACCTGAGCCAGCTAACAAGCTCTCTCAGCAAGAGCGTGATGCCATTATCGAGGTGTGTAACCGCCCAGAGTTCGCGAGCTTACCTCCAACTCAAATCGTACCGACACTGCTTGATAAAGGTGAGTATATCGCCTCAGAGTCGAGCTATTATCGGGTACTGAGTGCACAAGGGCAACTTCATCATCGAGGCCGTCAGAGGAGTAGACAAACACAAGCGAAGCCAACGAGTTATACGGCGACAGGCTCGAATCAAGTCTACACATGGGATATCACTTACTTGCCTTCAAAGGTTCGAGGCCAGCACTATTATCTGTACGTCATTGAGGACATCTACAGCCGAAAAATCGTGGGTTATGAGGTGTATGAACGTGAGTGCGGCGAGTTAGCCTCACAACTCCTGCAGCGGACGTTGATGCGAGAGCAGTGCTTCAGTCAACCGCTGGTTCTTCACTCAGATAACGGTGCGCCTATGAAGTCGCTGACGTTCAAAGCGAAGATGGATGAGTTAGGCATTACCTCATCGTATAGCCGTCCAAGAGTCAGTGATGATAATCCGTATGTAGAATCGTTGTTCCGCACGGTAAAGTACATGCCAAACTGGCCGACAAAGGGCTTTGAAAGTCTCGACAGCAGTCGACGTTGGGTTGAAGCCTTCGTGCGCTGGTACAACACCGAGCACAAACACAGTAAGCTAAATTATGTCACGCCTTCAGAGCGTCATAATGGAAAAGATGAAGAGATCTTGAAGCGCCGAGCTGAGGTATTGCTCGCAGCAAAACAGCGAAAACCTGAGCGCTGGCCTGGTGATATCAGGAACTGTGAACCAGTTGGTGAAGTCCACCTAAATCCAGAAAGAGAAGCTGCTTAA
- a CDS encoding type II toxin-antitoxin system Phd/YefM family antitoxin, with protein MSRIHFDQDIQPLSEFRAGVASYIKQINETRRPLVITQRGKGVAVVLDVAEYEAMQEKIELLEEIRTAEAQLASGLGVSNDDARAQVLGRIKK; from the coding sequence ATGAGTCGTATTCATTTCGATCAAGATATTCAGCCGTTATCTGAATTTCGTGCAGGTGTAGCTTCTTACATCAAACAAATCAATGAGACTCGCCGTCCATTGGTTATCACACAACGTGGTAAAGGTGTAGCTGTTGTTCTCGATGTTGCAGAGTATGAAGCAATGCAAGAGAAAATCGAATTACTAGAAGAAATACGCACAGCTGAAGCTCAATTAGCTTCAGGGCTTGGTGTTTCCAATGATGATGCTCGTGCTCAAGTTCTGGGGCGCATTAAGAAATGA
- a CDS encoding helix-turn-helix domain-containing protein: MSNRDLFTELSSALVEAKQHSEGKLTLKTHHVNDVGELNISPDEIVSIREQFNMSRGVFARLLHTSSRTLENWEQGRSVPNGQAVTLLKLVQRHPETLSHIAEL, translated from the coding sequence ATGAGCAATCGTGATTTATTTACAGAGTTAAGCTCAGCTCTTGTTGAGGCTAAGCAGCATTCAGAAGGTAAGCTTACTCTGAAAACACATCATGTGAATGATGTGGGTGAGTTGAACATCTCACCGGATGAAATCGTGAGTATTCGCGAGCAGTTCAATATGTCCCGCGGAGTCTTCGCGCGGTTACTTCATACGTCTTCGCGCACATTGGAAAACTGGGAACAAGGTCGTAGTGTGCCAAATGGTCAAGCGGTCACTCTTTTAAAGTTAGTACAGCGTCATCCAGAAACGTTGTCACACATAGCCGAGCTATAA
- the tnpA gene encoding IS66 family insertion sequence element accessory protein TnpA, whose amino-acid sequence MAKRRTNQEWRTLFEHYESSQLSQRLFCERNGLSLSTFYAKRQQLKHCEKPNTVGFVKTEVVEKTTKYQATHVAVANMTLLVNDVELSIPQGTPATYLAELIGALS is encoded by the coding sequence ATGGCCAAACGACGCACTAACCAAGAATGGCGAACCCTGTTCGAACACTATGAATCCAGCCAGTTATCACAACGATTATTCTGTGAACGTAACGGACTGAGTCTCTCCACTTTTTACGCTAAGCGCCAACAGTTAAAGCACTGCGAAAAACCGAACACGGTTGGCTTTGTTAAAACAGAAGTCGTTGAAAAGACCACAAAGTATCAAGCCACTCACGTTGCCGTTGCCAATATGACCCTGCTCGTCAATGATGTTGAACTGAGCATCCCACAAGGCACGCCAGCGACCTATCTCGCAGAGCTTATCGGTGCGCTGTCATGA
- a CDS encoding transposase has translation MTAIPTATILATCVRPANEPEHKASEYLKPKVNAYGEVKQIQIDRGYLAAHWTTELYEAGKEVVAKPWTPPSKSALSKNAFQIDLVEGSVMCPAGKVAMIKSGKVTQARFKSTECNACPKKADCTTSDKGRKIKIHEQEAMLQKLQKHVSTSQGRADARERVKVEHSLASICNRKGPRARYRGLRLNEYDLNRTAAITNLHIAMSLAA, from the coding sequence GTGACCGCTATTCCTACCGCGACCATATTAGCGACCTGTGTCCGTCCTGCCAATGAACCGGAGCACAAGGCGTCGGAGTACTTAAAACCCAAAGTCAATGCTTACGGTGAAGTTAAACAAATTCAAATAGATAGGGGTTATTTAGCTGCTCACTGGACAACGGAGCTGTACGAAGCAGGAAAAGAGGTTGTTGCAAAACCATGGACACCGCCATCCAAGAGCGCACTGAGTAAAAACGCCTTCCAAATTGACTTGGTTGAAGGCAGTGTCATGTGCCCAGCAGGGAAAGTTGCCATGATAAAGTCTGGAAAAGTAACGCAAGCCCGTTTTAAATCAACGGAATGCAACGCTTGTCCGAAAAAAGCAGATTGTACGACATCAGATAAAGGTCGAAAAATTAAAATACACGAGCAGGAAGCGATGCTGCAAAAGCTTCAGAAGCACGTAAGTACGTCTCAAGGTCGGGCTGATGCTAGAGAGCGGGTCAAAGTAGAGCACTCTCTAGCATCAATCTGCAACCGCAAAGGTCCTAGAGCAAGGTACCGAGGCTTGCGGCTAAATGAATATGATTTAAACAGAACGGCAGCTATTACCAACCTGCATATAGCGATGAGTTTGGCTGCTTAA
- a CDS encoding HNH endonuclease, with amino-acid sequence MKLTLNLHSLMYAVEIMEPEKRGVFQWEHQITEKSKIDVELAYGKDVELKDVDIDSGLLSYKGRQVLLYIKDHGNAVQSVINNPSMGNKYHVADCSKLKSMRSEGRFERYVVINDTSGEFPISGSHSYGQGREDGYARLNVCKLCLGQLNYKGYGSGGSRSNIFDKFNMAEFFSTYSSFFPYMPSRRGETAESGYTADWSKISSHYRVEKNFECEECQVDMRSNRSLLHVHHVNGVKSDNRSSNLRALCVDCHSKQPMHQHMALSHRERQTINCLRKEQGLLDDLVDWEKLFNLSDPGVHGVLHACRQAYLRLPEINYVIENGTDDLAAHLELAWPKHKFGIAISENDLDIANRHGWHAVGVNEFLENYKTQAYNLRY; translated from the coding sequence ATGAAATTAACACTAAACCTCCACTCTTTGATGTATGCGGTAGAAATTATGGAGCCAGAGAAGAGGGGAGTTTTTCAGTGGGAGCATCAGATAACAGAAAAAAGCAAGATTGATGTTGAACTAGCTTACGGTAAAGATGTTGAACTTAAAGATGTTGATATTGACTCAGGTTTACTGAGTTATAAAGGAAGACAAGTACTGCTCTATATAAAAGATCATGGTAACGCAGTTCAATCAGTAATAAATAATCCATCAATGGGAAACAAATATCATGTTGCGGATTGTTCTAAATTGAAATCCATGCGTTCTGAAGGACGCTTTGAGAGATACGTAGTAATCAATGATACGTCAGGTGAGTTTCCTATATCTGGTAGTCACTCTTATGGACAAGGTCGAGAAGATGGCTATGCAAGACTGAATGTTTGTAAACTATGCCTCGGCCAATTGAACTATAAGGGCTACGGTAGTGGTGGGAGTCGCTCGAATATTTTCGACAAGTTCAATATGGCAGAGTTTTTCTCTACGTATAGCTCTTTTTTTCCGTATATGCCATCTCGACGAGGTGAAACCGCAGAGAGTGGCTATACAGCCGATTGGTCAAAAATATCATCTCATTATAGAGTTGAGAAGAACTTTGAGTGTGAGGAATGTCAAGTCGACATGCGTTCAAACAGATCTCTTTTGCATGTTCATCACGTAAATGGAGTAAAGTCAGATAATCGTTCGTCAAATCTGCGAGCTCTTTGTGTCGATTGCCACAGTAAGCAGCCAATGCATCAACATATGGCTTTAAGTCATAGAGAACGTCAGACCATAAACTGTTTGCGTAAAGAACAAGGATTATTGGATGATTTAGTTGATTGGGAGAAGTTGTTTAACCTTTCAGATCCTGGAGTGCATGGAGTATTACATGCTTGTCGTCAGGCGTATCTAAGACTTCCAGAGATTAACTATGTGATAGAGAATGGCACTGACGATTTAGCTGCACATCTTGAGCTTGCTTGGCCTAAACATAAGTTTGGCATTGCAATATCGGAGAACGATCTAGATATAGCGAATCGACATGGTTGGCACGCAGTGGGAGTTAATGAGTTTTTAGAAAACTATAAAACACAGGCGTACAATTTAAGATACTAG
- a CDS encoding DUF4144 domain-containing protein translates to MVNWPCILKLDGDDELVYLGSEADLNCECVDLIVGPSDRVIDSEGFVYSIVSDGSAVNLIGNSIQVSAEEASRLIQRHEFCLAEVCLTKIQFETVADGFNCFKS, encoded by the coding sequence ATGGTCAATTGGCCTTGTATTCTGAAATTAGATGGTGACGATGAGCTTGTTTATTTGGGTTCTGAAGCTGATTTGAATTGCGAGTGTGTGGATTTGATTGTTGGTCCAAGCGATCGAGTCATTGACTCTGAAGGTTTTGTCTATTCAATTGTTTCAGATGGCTCAGCAGTTAACCTGATTGGAAACTCAATCCAGGTTTCAGCAGAGGAAGCGTCTAGATTGATTCAACGTCATGAGTTCTGTTTAGCGGAGGTCTGTTTGACAAAAATTCAGTTTGAAACAGTCGCTGATGGATTTAACTGTTTTAAATCTTAG
- a CDS encoding type II toxin-antitoxin system RelE/ParE family toxin, with amino-acid sequence MKVVWSPLALQKLGDAAEFISLDNPPAAEKWVNEVFDKTELLGSMPEMGRFVPEMPHTNYREIIFGHYRIIYSLSHEIRVLTVRNCRQMLSEDDV; translated from the coding sequence ATGAAAGTAGTTTGGTCTCCATTAGCGCTTCAGAAGCTAGGCGATGCAGCGGAATTTATTTCTTTGGATAATCCACCTGCGGCAGAAAAGTGGGTAAACGAAGTTTTTGATAAAACTGAACTACTTGGAAGTATGCCGGAAATGGGGCGCTTTGTTCCTGAAATGCCCCATACGAATTATCGCGAAATCATATTTGGTCACTATCGTATTATCTATAGCTTAAGTCATGAGATACGCGTATTAACAGTTCGTAATTGTCGTCAAATGTTGTCGGAAGATGACGTGTAA